One window of Paenibacillus sp. FSL K6-3182 genomic DNA carries:
- the pstB gene encoding phosphate ABC transporter ATP-binding protein PstB, with the protein MEALININKLNLFYGAFHALKDVTLTIPEKAITAFIGPSGCGKSTLLRTLNRMNDMIPGTRIEGGIAIGGTEIYSNEVDVETLRKKVGMVFQQPNPFPKSIYDNVAYGPRLHGITSKRELDEIVETSLKSAVLWDEVKDHLKRSAFGLSGGQQQRLCIARALAVNPNILLMDEATSALDPISTLKIEELAQELKDKYTIVMVTHNMHQAARVSNQTVFFLNGEVVEYSDTEKLFSNPTDQRTEDYISGRFG; encoded by the coding sequence ATGGAAGCACTTATTAATATTAACAAGCTGAATTTGTTTTACGGCGCTTTCCACGCTTTGAAGGATGTAACACTAACGATACCTGAGAAAGCAATCACTGCATTCATCGGTCCATCCGGCTGCGGAAAGTCAACTTTGCTTCGTACACTAAACCGTATGAACGATATGATTCCGGGCACTCGGATTGAGGGAGGTATCGCCATTGGCGGTACTGAAATTTACTCGAATGAAGTGGATGTTGAAACACTGCGCAAAAAGGTCGGCATGGTATTCCAACAGCCGAACCCATTCCCGAAATCAATCTATGATAACGTGGCATACGGTCCTCGCCTGCATGGTATTACTAGCAAGCGCGAGCTCGATGAAATTGTAGAAACAAGCTTGAAATCCGCGGTATTGTGGGATGAAGTAAAGGATCACTTGAAACGTTCTGCGTTCGGTTTATCTGGTGGACAGCAGCAGCGCCTTTGTATTGCCCGCGCACTTGCAGTAAACCCAAATATTTTGCTTATGGATGAGGCTACATCAGCGCTTGACCCGATTTCCACGCTGAAAATTGAAGAGCTTGCTCAAGAATTGAAAGATAAATACACAATCGTGATGGTTACTCACAACATGCATCAGGCAGCCCGCGTATCCAATCAAACGGTGTTTTTCTTGAATGGCGAGGTCGTTGAATACTCGGATACGGAGAAGCTGTTCTCCAATCCAACCGATCAGCGCACAGAAGATTATATAAGCGGACGTTTCGGCTAA
- a CDS encoding GGDEF domain-containing protein has protein sequence MNGVGVGLFNRDMLRSIKERWHEGGIGVIYVRFRLGNTAAESVLQLWEGTEARLFWRQRLEWDYFYLFDRQQKDEPIIRVVEKAMERLIDRLRKSDAKKEDGAFSDTDLEVSIGLSTAYPPATGRSSESVVYRMILDAMEQSAYNVTLGRNRQESLSEGKPKIENYGQIIGAGEPVQQLHLPGNHSRTVRIGGLAAPFPIFPARARVSEVAYFFDTNAKAQGAVIVDKGRPIGILMKEKLHQMLAGQFGLPLYWNRPIERIMNNQPLIVDEQLTVEHVSQLAMARDFSQLYDVVLITKDGQMAGAATIRSILECMTALRTEAARTANPLTGLPGNEEIQLELSQRIGQGEPFAVVYADLDYFKWYNDSFGFGLGDNLIRYLGDILRMELDQLGAGDDFVGHIGGDDFIVVMRADSAEQLCQAMIKRFDSGIKAFYGGVEVTTVEDREGNLIDQEGVTLSLSLMLWDGRVALAADDIPRIAAKLKKQAKALKGSVYVMDQIIGMHHGEERNGN, from the coding sequence ATGAATGGAGTCGGGGTTGGTTTATTCAATCGAGATATGCTCCGCAGCATAAAAGAGCGCTGGCATGAAGGCGGAATTGGTGTCATTTACGTCCGTTTTCGCCTCGGGAACACAGCAGCAGAATCAGTATTGCAGCTATGGGAGGGCACGGAGGCAAGGCTTTTCTGGCGTCAGCGCCTTGAATGGGATTACTTTTATTTATTTGATCGGCAGCAGAAGGATGAACCGATCATTCGAGTGGTCGAGAAAGCGATGGAGCGGCTTATTGATAGGCTAAGGAAGTCTGATGCAAAAAAAGAAGACGGGGCTTTCTCAGACACCGATCTGGAGGTAAGCATAGGTCTTTCAACTGCATACCCTCCAGCAACCGGCCGTTCCTCGGAGTCGGTTGTTTATCGGATGATTCTTGATGCGATGGAGCAAAGCGCATATAACGTTACTCTCGGAAGGAACCGCCAAGAATCTCTATCCGAAGGCAAACCGAAAATAGAAAACTACGGTCAGATCATCGGAGCAGGCGAGCCAGTGCAGCAGCTGCATTTGCCGGGGAACCATAGCCGAACCGTTCGAATTGGCGGGCTTGCTGCACCTTTTCCGATATTTCCTGCCCGGGCCAGGGTGTCCGAAGTTGCTTATTTTTTCGATACGAATGCGAAGGCGCAAGGCGCGGTCATTGTCGATAAAGGCAGACCAATTGGCATCTTAATGAAAGAGAAGCTGCATCAAATGTTAGCCGGCCAATTCGGGCTGCCTCTTTATTGGAACAGACCGATTGAGCGGATTATGAACAATCAACCGCTTATTGTGGATGAGCAGCTTACTGTCGAGCATGTATCTCAGCTGGCAATGGCAAGGGATTTCTCGCAGCTCTACGATGTCGTTCTCATTACGAAGGATGGACAGATGGCAGGAGCAGCTACGATCAGGTCTATCTTGGAATGCATGACGGCGCTTCGCACGGAGGCAGCACGAACAGCTAATCCGCTTACGGGGCTGCCGGGGAACGAGGAAATTCAGCTTGAACTGAGCCAGCGGATCGGACAAGGTGAGCCGTTTGCTGTCGTTTATGCGGACTTGGACTATTTTAAATGGTATAACGATTCCTTTGGTTTTGGGCTCGGTGATAATTTGATTCGCTATTTAGGAGATATTCTGCGCATGGAGCTTGATCAGCTCGGAGCAGGCGACGATTTTGTCGGACATATAGGCGGAGATGATTTCATCGTGGTGATGAGAGCAGATTCGGCGGAGCAATTATGCCAGGCTATGATAAAGCGTTTCGATAGCGGGATTAAAGCATTTTACGGCGGCGTTGAAGTAACGACGGTTGAGGATCGAGAGGGCAATCTCATTGATCAGGAGGGTGTAACGCTTTCTTTGTCACTCATGTTATGGGATGGCAGAGTAGCGCTTGCGGCAGATGATATTCCGAGGATTGCGGCAAAGCTGAAGAAACAAGCGAAAGCTCTTAAAGGCAGCGTCTATGTCATGGATCAAATTATAGGAATGCATCATGGAGAGGAACGGAACGGAAATTGA
- the pstA gene encoding phosphate ABC transporter permease PstA, protein MNIFLDANRKQIANRRKKDWMLHILFVAATSIGVLALCALIVDILIDGIARLQPDLFTNFPSRKADGSGMKSALVGTIYMLLIMAPISFIFGVGAAIFLEEYAKKGRITRMIQLNISTLAGVPSIVYGILGLTLFVRLLALDRSLIAGALTMTLLVLPIIIVSAQEAIRAVPKSRRDASFALGATKWQTVSRSVMPSALPGVLTGVILAMSRAIGETAPLVMIGALTYVAFLPEGLKDSFTVIPIQVYNWLSKPQLEFKELAASGIIVLLALLLLMNFSAILLRNKYQKNI, encoded by the coding sequence GAAAAAAGATTGGATGCTTCATATCCTATTCGTCGCCGCCACTTCCATCGGCGTTCTCGCGCTTTGCGCGTTAATCGTAGATATTTTGATCGACGGTATTGCAAGGCTCCAGCCTGATCTATTCACGAACTTCCCGTCTCGCAAAGCGGACGGTTCCGGAATGAAGTCGGCGCTGGTTGGTACGATTTACATGCTGCTTATTATGGCGCCTATTTCCTTTATTTTTGGAGTAGGAGCTGCGATTTTCTTGGAGGAATATGCGAAAAAGGGCCGGATTACCCGGATGATTCAGCTTAATATCAGTACACTAGCGGGCGTTCCGTCCATCGTATACGGTATTTTGGGCTTAACCTTGTTCGTACGACTGCTCGCTCTTGATCGCAGCCTCATTGCAGGGGCGCTCACGATGACGCTGCTTGTGCTTCCTATTATTATCGTATCTGCACAAGAAGCGATTCGTGCCGTTCCGAAATCACGCCGTGATGCTTCGTTCGCTCTAGGCGCGACCAAGTGGCAGACCGTTTCTCGCTCTGTTATGCCCTCAGCTCTTCCTGGCGTACTAACTGGCGTCATTCTTGCTATGTCTCGTGCAATTGGAGAAACGGCACCGCTAGTTATGATCGGAGCATTAACGTATGTTGCCTTTTTGCCAGAAGGTCTTAAGGATTCGTTTACGGTTATTCCTATTCAAGTGTACAACTGGTTGTCTAAGCCACAGCTTGAATTCAAGGAGCTTGCGGCCAGCGGTATTATCGTTTTACTAGCGCTGTTGTTGCTAATGAACTTTTCGGCTATTTTGCTTCGCAACAAGTATCAGAAGAATATTTAG
- the phoU gene encoding phosphate signaling complex protein PhoU gives MTTRKEFDQGLEHLHNLLIDMGTFVEKALVESMEALKTVDVDRAKQVIKLDPSLNQMEEKITEIGSKLIATQQPVAKDLRRILSSFKIASDLERMGDLSVDIAKVVLRLEGQELIKPLIDLPRMAEIVQLMTYESIQSFIQENVDLAYKMAKDDDQVDALYGQITRELYSLMMENPRNITQSSLLTLVGRYLERFGDHATNIGESVVYLVTGNRPDLNV, from the coding sequence ATGACCACGCGTAAAGAGTTTGACCAAGGACTAGAGCATCTTCATAATTTGCTGATTGATATGGGTACTTTTGTTGAAAAAGCGCTCGTAGAATCGATGGAAGCATTAAAAACCGTTGATGTTGACCGTGCGAAGCAGGTCATAAAGCTGGACCCGTCGCTTAACCAAATGGAAGAAAAGATTACGGAAATCGGCTCGAAGCTGATCGCTACGCAGCAGCCTGTTGCCAAGGATTTGAGAAGAATTCTGTCCTCGTTTAAGATTGCAAGCGATTTGGAGCGTATGGGCGATCTCTCCGTTGATATTGCTAAGGTTGTATTGCGTTTAGAGGGTCAGGAGCTAATAAAACCGTTAATCGATTTGCCGCGTATGGCAGAAATTGTTCAGCTTATGACATACGAGTCCATTCAATCGTTTATTCAAGAAAACGTGGACCTTGCTTACAAAATGGCGAAGGACGACGATCAGGTTGATGCCCTGTATGGACAAATTACGCGCGAGCTTTATTCCCTTATGATGGAAAATCCTCGCAACATTACACAGTCATCGCTTCTTACTCTCGTCGGACGTTACCTCGAAAGATTCGGTGATCACGCGACGAACATCGGTGAGAGCGTCGTTTATCTCGTAACGGGCAATCGTCCGGATTTGAACGTATAA